The following nucleotide sequence is from Gymnodinialimonas sp. 202GB13-11.
GTGCGCGCGTGGCAGCGGATTGCCAAGGAACTGCCGATGGACAAGCTGGAGGCGATGGTGCAGCCCGCGACTTTGGCCGATCTGCCGGAGCTTGGGCGCGCGATCCTGAAAGGCGGCGTGCGGGGCCGGGTTGTGGTCGACGTGAACGCCTGAGGCTGGCTTAGAGGGGCAGGGCCTGCCCCTCTTTCAACTCCTCCATCACGAAGCTAGCGGAGACATCGCCCATCTCGACCATTTCGATTAGGCGCTGATAGAGACGGTCGTAATCGGCCATGTCCGACACACGCGCGCGGATCAGATAATCGAGGTCGCCGGTCATCCGGTAGACGCCGAGGATCTCGGGGATTGCGCGTACGGCCCGGCGGAATTGGTCGAGCCAGTCGGCAGAATGGTGCGCCGCGCGGACCTGGATGAACACCATCAGGCCAAGGCCGACGGCGGCGGGGTTGACCAAAGCGACACGGTCTTTGAGGATGCCTCGTTCCTCCAACGCCTTGATCCGACGCCAGACGGCATTGCGGGACAGGCCGATATGTTGGCCCAGATCGTCCAGCGGCTCATCACATCTAAGTTGCAAACGGGCGAGGATTCGGCGGTCGGTTTCATCAAGTGTTGTCATAATGCGAGAGATAGTGGGAAACCCTCCACAAGTCACGGCGGATTTGTGCGAGGTTTGGGAGCATTTCACACGGTGAGCAGGGCAAATTGTTCGAAACAGCGAACAGGAGTGCCCCGCCATGATCAACCGCGTCTTTCTTGACCATCCGCAAAGCGTGGATGAGACCTATCTGGAGCATGCCGCATTTGCCGGGAAGTTCAGCGGCAGGCTGTTTCTGGCGGCGTTCGCGGCGGCCGTTCATGCGGTGATCCCGTGTCTGTTTGAAAAGACGGCCAGCCGGATGATCGCGGATATGTACGCCAAGACGCACAATCGAGGGCAGTGAATGTGTCGGTGGGCGGCTTATTTAGGGCAACCGATTTTCATTGAGGACCTCGTCAGTGCGCCGGGTCATTCTCTGATCGAGCAATCGCGGCGCGCGACGGAGTGTAAGACGGCCACCAATGCCGATGGATTCGGGCTGGCCTGGTACGGGGACCGGCCAGAGGCAGGGCTTTATCGTGATGTCTACCCGGCCTGGTCTGATCCGAACCTGGCTGCCCTGTGCCGGACTGTGAAATCGCCCGCCTTTCTCGCCCATGTCCGCGCGTCCACAGGGGCCGCGACCAGCCGCAACAATTGCCACCCCTTTGCCCATGGGCGGTGGAGCTTCATGCATAACGGCCAGATCGGGGGCTTTGACGGGTTCCGGCGGCGGGCGGATATGGGGGTGAGTGAGGCGCTCTACCCGCATCGCAAAGGTGCGACCGACAGCGAGTTACTTTTTCTTTACGCTTTGGAGGCAGGCTTGGACGCAGATCCTGTCGGGGCCATGACACAAGCGCATCTCATGCTGCGCGATATGTCCATCACTCACGGAACGGCCCCTCATTTGCGATCCTCCGCGGCGTGGAGCGACGGACAAAGGCTATTTGCCCTTCGCCTTTCGTCTGACCACATCGCGCCATCGGTCTACTACCGCTGGAGCGCCAGCCGGGCCGGTTGGGCCGTGGTGAGCGAGCCGCTGGAGGTTGGGCAGGGCGGGTGGACGGAATTGCCACCCGGCCATGTGGCCGTGTTCGAGGGCGACCGGGTCGGGGTGCAGATGATGGAGCGCCAGGCCGCCTAGTGCCCCACATACAGATCGCCGCGGTGATTGATCGCGACGATGCCGTTGACCATGGCCGCGCCGAGCAGCGACCAGCCGACAAGGATCGGATCAAGCAGCGCGAAGGCGGCGGCGAAGATCAGGGCGTCAACGCCGAATTGGACGTAGCCCGCGCGGAGGCCGAATTTCTCTTGCACGTAATAGGCGAGAATTCCGATCCCGCCGAGCGACGCACCGTGGCGGAAGATGGCGAGAACGCCCAGGCCAAGCGTGGCCCCGGCGAGAAACGCCGCGACACCCGGATGGATGTAGTCGAGGCGCAGGACGTGGGGGGCAAGCTCGGCCATGACAGACAGCAGCGTGACGCCAATCACCGTTTTAAGCACAAATCGCCAGCCGAGGCGGAGCAAGGCCAGCGCGTAGAATGGGATGTTGACCAAGAAAAAGACCCAGCCGAATGACCAGCCGCTGACGTAGCTGAGCAGGACAGCAAGGCCCGCGGCCTGACCGGTGATCAGGCCCGCATGGGTCAGCAGGTGGATGCCAAGGGCACATAGCGTTGTCCCAAGGATAAGGGCCTGCAAATCCTCAAACAATGTGTGCCGATGGCCTTCGGATTTCGCGTCAATTTGGGTCATGCTTACTGACATAAAAGTCAGCGCCGAGATGTCAAAGGTCTGATCGGCGTTGGGCAACGGCTATGCGCGTGGATCATGAAGCGCTGGAAAAACGGGCCGTTTCCAGACCGATCGACCTCAGATCGTGCGGTAAATGCCTTTAGATCGACCCGGCCTCGACCATGTAGTTGTTGGCCGAGCACATGGCAGCGTCGTCGGAGGCGAGGAATAACGCCATGCGCACGACATAGACCGGGTCAATCGGGTCGGGCAGGCATTGGCGATTGGTTTGCGCCGTCAGCGCCTCATCCGTCACCCACAGCTCTTTCTGGCGGTCGGTCATGATCCAGCCGGGCACCACGGTGTTCACGCGAATGCGGTGGCGGCCCAGATCGCGGGCCATGGTGCGGGTCAGCCCGTGCACGGCGGATTTCGCGGTGGCATAAGCTGGAAAGCCACCGCCGGCCTCCCACCACGAGTTTGAGCCCATGTTGATGATGGAGCCTTTGCCTGCCTCGATCATCGAAGGGGCGACAGCTTGAATGGCAAAGAACATGTGGCGGAGGTTGGTGTTCAGTCGGTCGTCCCAATATTCCGGCGTGACATCCTTCCAATCGTGCCGGTCATCGCGGGCGGCATTGTTGACGAGAACCTGCGCGGGCCCAATAGCACCTGCCAGGGCGGCAAAGGCTGTGCGCAGGGCGTCGATGTCGCGGAGGTCGCAGGGTGCGAACGTGGCGCCGGTTTCGGATGCAAGCGCCTCGCCGCGGTCCAGATCAAAATCGACAAACCCAACCCTTGCGCCTTGTTCGGCAAAAGCGCGCACCAACCCTTCACCGATCCCGGATGCGCCGCCGGTGATGAAGACGGTGGTGCCCTTAAGGCTGGGATAAGTTGCGAATTGAGGATGGGTCATGGTGTGGGCTCCTGCACGGTCAGATGCGCAGGATTGGCCGAAGCGGCGCAGACGTCAATTCATGGAAGGGGCCAGATCAGGTCACCGGCCTCATCATGGACCGGGCTTTGGGGTTCGGCGGGCAGTAGGCGAACCACTGTATGGGAAGGGCGGCACAGGGCCACGCCTTTGGTCGTGCAGACGAAAGGCCGGTTCACGAGGATCGGGTGATCGAGCATCGCCGCGATCAGCGTCTCGTCATCTATCAAGGGATCCGTCAGCCCAAGCTCTACCGCTGGGGATTTCGAGGTGCGAAGTGCATCGCGAGGCGTAAGGCCGGCCGTGGCAAAAAGCGACAGGAGGTGGGGACGCGTCCAGCCTTTGTCGAGATAGGGGATGACATGAGGTTCGATGCCGGTTGCGCGGATGATCGCCAGCACATTGCGCGATGTGCCGCAGTCTGGGTTGTGATGGATAACGATCATCGGCGGGGCCTTTTCGCGGAATGCCATTCTGTTAGCGCCGGTCTGTGACGGGCGTATGACAGGCGGTTCAGGTGGTGTGCATCCAGTCCCATAGTCGGCGCAGAAGGAGGACAGCGATCATGGGCAGCATGCAGGCGAGGGCGATGCTCAGGAAGATCGGGTTCGTTTCATCGATGTCGGAGCAGGCGCTGTAGCTGGCCTCGCTCCAGTTGGATCGCGGGCCGCAATCGAGCCACACGAACTGGATTGCGCCGAGGAGGAACAGGCCGAATGAAAGGAGGCCCAAGGCGGCGACGAGTGATAGACAGAGCCAGAAGAGCAGCTTCATAATACGGGTCATGGAAGCCTTGTGCCATGGGGCAAAACGCGGCGCACCGGCGGATAACCTGTGCCAAAGGGCGCGAGGTTCCGTCAGCGGCATGGAGACCTCGCGAGCCTCAGCGACGTCAGAACAACAGGCTGAGGTCGAACCGGCTGATGTCCGTGATGCTGTCGACAACGGCAAACATCTGATTGGCATGCTGAGCGTTGGCGGTGTTTTCCTGGCGTGTTTCGAGGGTGCCGTTCAGGTCACGTTGGATCGCCTCGACAAGAAAGCTTGTGGTGGCGAGGACAATCTCGTCATAGGTCTGGTACCCGGGCTCGCCGCTTCTGAAACTCTGGCTGCCATCGCCCGCTGTGAAGATCAGGCCCGGGGGCACGCTCAGCACAAACTGCGTGCCGTCGGGCCGTGTCACAACGGTTTGAGACACGTATTGTGGGCCTTCATATTGCGTGCCGCCGCCGAATCCCGGAACGGTTTGCGTGGTATCGCGGAGATAGTAGGTGATGTCAGCCTCGTAGACCTGGCTTGGATCGTCGGGGTCGGCGACCTCCACCGTGTAGCTGACCACCTCTTCGGTTGGGCCGCTGAAGGTGTTACATCCCGAAAGCGTGAATGCGGCCAGAACCAGGATCACGGGCAGCAGGAGCAGGCGGCGGGCAAAAGGGCGGGTGGGCATCATGGCTGTTCTCCTTTGCGCGACGCTAGAAGCGGTGCGTGAGCCCGAGGCTCAGACGGTTGTTGGTTTCTTCCGCGCCGAGGGCCATGCCGTAGCTGGCCCGAAGGTCGAGCTGATCCGAGAAGGCCCAGGACGCCCCAAGGGAGGCGCGGGTGAGTTCGGTGTCACCGGTGATGGTCATGATCTGGTTGGACGTGGCGTATTCGACGCCGCCAAACAGGCTCAGGTCAGGCGTCGCCGCATAAGCGAGGGCGGCAGACGCGCCATAGGTGCGGTTGAAGACATCGTCGAGGAACAGGGAAGAGGGTGTGGTGACGGTGCCTTCTGTGACCGCGACGCTGATATTGGCCACGCCGACAAGACGATCGCTGAGGGGCACGAGCTGCTGGTAAGCCAGCGACAGGCCGCGCACATCACCGGCGCTTTGGGTCGGGACATTGAAGACGACGTTGACCTCGTCGATCTGGCCAAAAAGCGTCATGGCGCGGATGGTTGCGCCGCGCAGGCCGGTATAGGCGACGCCGAGACCGAAACTTCCGGCATCGGTATCTTGCGTCGCGGTGCTGCCGCCCGCAGTCACTTCGAAGGCCGTGCTGGTGAGCCCGAACTGGGTGATGACCTGCCAATCGCGGCTGAATTGGTACGCGTGGCTGATTACAAGTCCGTTGGCATCGCGCGAGAATGCGCCGTCCGAGCGGGTCAGAAGGAAGGCATCGACCGAAAGCGCGTGTTCCCCCGGCGCAAGGCCCTGGCCTGAGGCGGGTGCTACAAGAGAAAGCAGGGCCAGCGCGCCAAGGCTGGCCCGCAAAGCTTGCGACATGATCGACATGAAATTTTTCGTCCCCGAACAAGTGTTTGGACGACAGTGGCGCGAGTGGCTGGCCGGTGTCAAAGGCCACTCCGCAGAGAACACGCCGAGGCGTCCTCTCTGCAACACTTGTGCGCGCATGCCTTAGCCAGCCAGCGCCTTGTTCAGGTTCTCGTCGATCTTCTCAAGGAAGCCCATCGTGGTGAGCCATTTCTGATCGGGGCCGACCAGAAGCGCGAGGTCCTTGGTCATGAAGCCTGATTCCACGGTCTCCACGATCACACGTTCCAGCGTTTCGGCGAATTCCAGCAGTTTGGCGTTCTCATCGAGCTTTGCGCGATGCTTAAGTCCGCCGGTCCAAGCGTAGATCGACGCGATGGAATTGGTTGAGGTTGCCTTGCCTTCCTGATGGTTGCGGTAGTGGCGGGTGACGGTGCCGTGGGCGGCCTCGGACTCGACGATCTTGCCGTCGGGCGTCATCAGGACGGAGGCCATCATGCCGAGGCTGCCGAAGCCCTGAGCCACGACATCGGATTGCACATCACCATCGTAATTCTTGCAGGCCCAGACAAAGCCGCCGTTCCATTTGATCGCGCAGGCGACCATGTCGTCGATCAAGCGGTGTTCGTACCAGATCTTCTTTTCTTCGAATTGCTCTTTGAATTCGGCCTCGTAGACCTCGGCGAAGATCTCCAAGAAGCGGCCATCGTATTGCTTGAGGATGGTGTTCTTGGTGCTGAGATAGACGGGCCAACCGAGGTTCAGGCCGTAGTTGAACGAGGCGCGGGCGAAATCGTAGATCGATTTGTCGATGTTATACATCGACATGAAGACGCCGGGGCCGTCGGCCTTGTAGACCTCGTGTTCCACTTCGGTGCCGTCATCACCGGTGAATTTCATAGTGAGCGTGCCAGCCCCGGGGAATTTCATGTCGGTGGCTTTGTACTGGTCGCCAAAGGCATGGCGGCCCACGACGATGGGCTGGGTCCAGCCGGGCACAAGGCGGGGGACGTTTCTGCAGATGATGGGCTGGCGGAAGATCACGCCGCCCAGGATGTTGCGGATCGTGCCGTTGGGCGAGCGCCACATCTTCTTGAGGCCGAATTCCTCGACGCGGGCTTCATCCGGCGTGATCGTCGCGCATTTGACGGCGACGCCAACTTCCTTGGTCTTCTCAGCCGCGTCGATGGTGATCTGGTCTTCGGTCTCGTCTCGGGCCTCGATGCCGAGGTCATAGTAGAGCAGGTCGATGTCGAGATAGGGCAGGATCAACTTGTCCTTGATGAAGGCCCACATGATGCGGGTCATCTCGTCGCCGTCCATCTCGACGATGGGGTTGTCTACTTTGATTTTGGTCATATTGGCGGTCCTGTTGGGTCGCGGTCTGGTTGTATTTGGTTAGAGCGGAGCACCTTCTCGGAATCAAGGTTGCAGACCGCCATGAACCGACTGGCCGGGCCCCGGCGCGTCATTTCGGTCGGGCTGCTTGTGCTGCACGGATCTGGCGCTCATTTGCCAGGCAAAAAAACGCTTAGATACGCGTATGCATCGCCTCACCGAGGCTTGGCGATGCACAGCCTGAGCTTCATCCGATAATGCCGTTCAGGGTTGGGGAAGGACGCATGACGTTGGTGAGTTTTGCGCCTTCGTTCTTGAAGTAGCCACCGGTGTCTGCGGGGCTTCCTGCGCCCGCGTCGAGTTCCGCTATGATCGTTTCTTCATTTTCTGCAAGCGAACGCGCGACTGGAGCGAATTCGGCAGCGAGATCAGCGTCCGGGCCGCCCGCAAGCGCCTCTGCCCAAAAGCGCGCGAACCAGTAGTGGCTGTCGCGGTTGTCGGGCTGGCCGACCTTGCGCCCGGGCGAGCGGTTGTCGTCGAGGATGCCCTGCGTTGCTTTTTCAACGGCGTCGCCAAGAACTTGCGCCTTGGCATTGCCCTTGGCGTCGGCAAGGAACTTGAAGCTCTCGCCCAGGGCGCAGAACTCGCCGAGACTGTCCCAGCGCAGGTGGTTTTCACCATGGAGCTGCTGGACGTGCTTCGGAGCTGAGCCGCCCGCGCCGGTCTCGAACAAACCGCCGCCCTGCATCAGCTTCACGATGGAGAGCATCTTGGCGGATGTGGCCAGTTCCAGGATCGGGAAGAGGTCGGTCAGATAATCCCGCAGCACGTTGCCGGTGATGGCGATGGTGTTTTCGCCTTTGGTGATCGTTTCAAGGCTGGCACGGGTGGCCTCGCGCGGCGCCATGATCTCGAATTTATCAGCAACACCAGCGGCTTGCAGAATGGGCCTCACGTATTGGATGAGCTGCGCATCATGGGCGCGGGTCTCGTCCAGCCAGAAAATGGAGCGGTAGCCCGTGGCCTTTTGACGGCTTATCGCAAGTTGCACCCAGTCTTCGATAGGGGCTTTGCGGGCGGAGGCAGAGCGCCAGATGTCGCCGGGCTGCACATCATGCTGGTGCAGGACTGTGCCATCATCGAGGATCATCTTAACGGTGCCGGCCTCCGCGATCTCGAAGGTCGTTGGGTGGGAGCCGTATTCTTCGGCCTTCTGGGCCATCAGGCCAAGGTTTTGCACGGTGCCCGCAGTGGCGGGGTTCAGCGCGCCATTGGCTTTGAAGAACGCAATGCTCTCGTCGTAGACAGGCGCATAGCTGTTATCTGGGATGACACAGACGGCGTCGGCTTCTTTGCCGTCGGGCCCCCAACCTTTGCCGCCCGCCCGGATAAGGGCTGGCATGGAGGCGTCGATGATGACGTCCGAAGGGACGTGCAGATTGGTGATGCCGCGGTCACTGTCGACCATGTACATCGGAGGGCGGTCGGCCATAGTGGCGTCGATCGCCGACATGATCTCAGAGTTGCCGTTCACACGCTCCAGCAGGTCGCCAAGGCCGGAATTGGGGTTTACGCCGAGGGCCGCCATCTCATCGCCGAATTGCTCGAAGACCGGCGCGAGGAAGGTTTTGACGGCATGGCCGAAGATGATCGGGTCGGAAACCTTCATCATCGTGGCCTTCATGTGGAGCGAAAAGAGGACACCCTCGGCTTTGGTCTTCTCGATTTCCTCGGCAAGAAAGGTGTCTAGAGCGGCGGCACTCATGTAAGTTGCGTCGACCACGGTGCCGGCAGGGTAGGAGAGGCCGTCTTTGAGAACGGTTGTGCCGTTCTCGGTTTCAAGCACGATTTTGGCCCCGGTGGCGTGCTTGAGGGTTGCAGAGACCTCGTTGGACCGGAAATCGCCGCCGGACATGGAGGCAACACGCGTCTTGCTGTCGGCCGTCCACTCGCCCATCCGGTGCGGGTTGTTCTGAGCGTAGGATTTCACGGCAGCGGCTGCGCGGCGGTCGGAATTGCCTTCGCGCAGGACCGGGTTCACGGCGGAGCCTTTGATGCCGTCATACTTTGCGCGGATGGCTTTTTCGTCGTCGGTCTGCGGGTCCTCGGGGTAGTTGGGCAGTGCGTAGCCTTTGGCCTGCAATTCCTCGATGGCGGCGACAAGCTGCGGGACGGAGGCCGAGATGTTGGGCAGCTTGATGACGTTGGCCTCGGGTGTTTTCACCAGCTCGCCGAGGGCGGCGAGATCGTCCGGGATGCGCTGATCTTCGTTGAGATGTTCGGGGAAGGTCGCGAGGATGCGGCCCGCGAGGCTGATATCCTTGGTCCCAACGGTAATGCCCGCGGCGGAGGCAAAGCGCTGAATAATGGGAAGGAGCGAGGCGGATGCCAGCTCGGGCGCTTCGTCAACCTTGGTGTAGATGATATCGGGGTTCGTCATGGGCGTGCCCTCCGGTCCGGGGTGGGAGAATTTGGCCCGCTTCTATCGGAGGAGGGGCGCGCAGGGAAGGGGGTATACGATTGTATACCGTGCGCAGAGTGTCGCGGGCGTAATGCGGTGCTTGCAGGGCCGCAATGTGGCATTTGCTGTGGCTTGCGGCCTCAGGCCTGTTTGAGTGCTGCGCTGAGGGTTTCACCAAGCTGCACCATCGCCTCTAGCTGTTCGGGCGATTTGACTGTGTCCTTGAGGTTCAATTGCAGCCCCTCGGGCGAGCGGATGATCGTGGGCATGGCCCCTTTCGGCATCGCGTCATGGGGGCTGACGAGCGCCTCGTGAAAGGCGATGGGCAGGAGCGCTTCATGGGCGTCGGAGGTGGCGAGGATGGCCCCGGCTGCCCCTGTGGCCTCGACCGCATCGAGTTCCGAGGCGCGGTCACCGACGACACCGAAGAAAGTCTTCATCATGTGCTGGCCCATCACGCCGTCGCCCATCGTGTCGAGAAACCGTTCCATGTTGGCGGCTTTGTCGTCGGACATTGCGAGGCTCATGACCGCCAGACCCGTGGGGATGCCGGCATCCGGATCGGTCCAGGTCAGGGAGCGGTTCGTGCTGTCGGTGGCACCTCCACCGGAATTGGAGCCGAACCGCTCCTCCACGATCCAGTTGGCCGTGCGGCTGGTGATTTGGGTGATCCGGGTATAGCCGGACGGGTCGGTGGTGACGTCATGGCGCCAGCCCTTGGATTGGGCCAGCGCGTGAATGTCTTCCGCTTTGGCCTGGGACTTGCGCTTGGCAAAGATCATGATCGCGGTGCCTGCGAAGGCAGCTACGATCAGTATGGGTATCATGATGTTGAATTCCATAGCGCGGCTCCACTGCTGATAGCTGTTTGGCTGCGTTATCTGGTGCTTGGGCCTT
It contains:
- the arsC gene encoding arsenate reductase (glutaredoxin) (This arsenate reductase requires both glutathione and glutaredoxin to convert arsenate to arsenite, after which the efflux transporter formed by ArsA and ArsB can extrude the arsenite from the cell, providing resistance.) — its product is MIVIHHNPDCGTSRNVLAIIRATGIEPHVIPYLDKGWTRPHLLSLFATAGLTPRDALRTSKSPAVELGLTDPLIDDETLIAAMLDHPILVNRPFVCTTKGVALCRPSHTVVRLLPAEPQSPVHDEAGDLIWPLP
- a CDS encoding NADP-dependent isocitrate dehydrogenase, translating into MTKIKVDNPIVEMDGDEMTRIMWAFIKDKLILPYLDIDLLYYDLGIEARDETEDQITIDAAEKTKEVGVAVKCATITPDEARVEEFGLKKMWRSPNGTIRNILGGVIFRQPIICRNVPRLVPGWTQPIVVGRHAFGDQYKATDMKFPGAGTLTMKFTGDDGTEVEHEVYKADGPGVFMSMYNIDKSIYDFARASFNYGLNLGWPVYLSTKNTILKQYDGRFLEIFAEVYEAEFKEQFEEKKIWYEHRLIDDMVACAIKWNGGFVWACKNYDGDVQSDVVAQGFGSLGMMASVLMTPDGKIVESEAAHGTVTRHYRNHQEGKATSTNSIASIYAWTGGLKHRAKLDENAKLLEFAETLERVIVETVESGFMTKDLALLVGPDQKWLTTMGFLEKIDENLNKALAG
- a CDS encoding DUF6356 family protein, which codes for MINRVFLDHPQSVDETYLEHAAFAGKFSGRLFLAAFAAAVHAVIPCLFEKTASRMIADMYAKTHNRGQ
- a CDS encoding YitT family protein, whose translation is MTQIDAKSEGHRHTLFEDLQALILGTTLCALGIHLLTHAGLITGQAAGLAVLLSYVSGWSFGWVFFLVNIPFYALALLRLGWRFVLKTVIGVTLLSVMAELAPHVLRLDYIHPGVAAFLAGATLGLGVLAIFRHGASLGGIGILAYYVQEKFGLRAGYVQFGVDALIFAAAFALLDPILVGWSLLGAAMVNGIVAINHRGDLYVGH
- a CDS encoding NADP-dependent isocitrate dehydrogenase — protein: MTNPDIIYTKVDEAPELASASLLPIIQRFASAAGITVGTKDISLAGRILATFPEHLNEDQRIPDDLAALGELVKTPEANVIKLPNISASVPQLVAAIEELQAKGYALPNYPEDPQTDDEKAIRAKYDGIKGSAVNPVLREGNSDRRAAAAVKSYAQNNPHRMGEWTADSKTRVASMSGGDFRSNEVSATLKHATGAKIVLETENGTTVLKDGLSYPAGTVVDATYMSAAALDTFLAEEIEKTKAEGVLFSLHMKATMMKVSDPIIFGHAVKTFLAPVFEQFGDEMAALGVNPNSGLGDLLERVNGNSEIMSAIDATMADRPPMYMVDSDRGITNLHVPSDVIIDASMPALIRAGGKGWGPDGKEADAVCVIPDNSYAPVYDESIAFFKANGALNPATAGTVQNLGLMAQKAEEYGSHPTTFEIAEAGTVKMILDDGTVLHQHDVQPGDIWRSASARKAPIEDWVQLAISRQKATGYRSIFWLDETRAHDAQLIQYVRPILQAAGVADKFEIMAPREATRASLETITKGENTIAITGNVLRDYLTDLFPILELATSAKMLSIVKLMQGGGLFETGAGGSAPKHVQQLHGENHLRWDSLGEFCALGESFKFLADAKGNAKAQVLGDAVEKATQGILDDNRSPGRKVGQPDNRDSHYWFARFWAEALAGGPDADLAAEFAPVARSLAENEETIIAELDAGAGSPADTGGYFKNEGAKLTNVMRPSPTLNGIIG
- a CDS encoding class II glutamine amidotransferase; translation: MCRWAAYLGQPIFIEDLVSAPGHSLIEQSRRATECKTATNADGFGLAWYGDRPEAGLYRDVYPAWSDPNLAALCRTVKSPAFLAHVRASTGAATSRNNCHPFAHGRWSFMHNGQIGGFDGFRRRADMGVSEALYPHRKGATDSELLFLYALEAGLDADPVGAMTQAHLMLRDMSITHGTAPHLRSSAAWSDGQRLFALRLSSDHIAPSVYYRWSASRAGWAVVSEPLEVGQGGWTELPPGHVAVFEGDRVGVQMMERQAA
- a CDS encoding SDR family NAD(P)-dependent oxidoreductase, which codes for MTHPQFATYPSLKGTTVFITGGASGIGEGLVRAFAEQGARVGFVDFDLDRGEALASETGATFAPCDLRDIDALRTAFAALAGAIGPAQVLVNNAARDDRHDWKDVTPEYWDDRLNTNLRHMFFAIQAVAPSMIEAGKGSIINMGSNSWWEAGGGFPAYATAKSAVHGLTRTMARDLGRHRIRVNTVVPGWIMTDRQKELWVTDEALTAQTNRQCLPDPIDPVYVVRMALFLASDDAAMCSANNYMVEAGSI
- a CDS encoding Lrp/AsnC family transcriptional regulator; protein product: MTTLDETDRRILARLQLRCDEPLDDLGQHIGLSRNAVWRRIKALEERGILKDRVALVNPAAVGLGLMVFIQVRAAHHSADWLDQFRRAVRAIPEILGVYRMTGDLDYLIRARVSDMADYDRLYQRLIEMVEMGDVSASFVMEELKEGQALPL